A DNA window from Hemibagrus wyckioides isolate EC202008001 linkage group LG11, SWU_Hwy_1.0, whole genome shotgun sequence contains the following coding sequences:
- the atg4c gene encoding cysteine protease ATG4C, whose amino-acid sequence MDFKGNDEVDKIKTKFKSAWNNVKYSWVLKTKTSFSRNSVVFLLGKCYHFKADDEDSPTESCSTDEFDDATVIGNVEGFRRDFASRIWLTYRDDFAVLPGSSISTDCGWGCTLRAGQMMVAQALLLHFLGRDWTWPDALTLEPLDTETWTSSAARKLVASLEASFQGDRQSVPECVYQPQCGAEEADFHLKEVYHRTIVSWFGDTLSAQLGVHRLVHFGMTSGKRAGDWYGPGVVAHILRKAVEEATDPELQGLTVYVAQDCTVYSADVIESHSVKVDPHTAPEGELADSRAVIILIPVRLGGERINPEYFSFVKAILSLEYCIGIIGGKPKQAYYFVGFQDDSMIYMDPHYCQSFVDVSTSNFPLQSYHCPSPKKMPFVKMDPSCTIGFYSKSVQDYERISSELSKVLQPSSKEKYPAFTFMKGHGRDYELSVPVEKREWPFIKDTRNPGATAGDFVLL is encoded by the exons ATGGACTTTAAAGGAAACGACGAGGTGGACAAAATAAAGACGAAGTTTAAGTCGGCATGGAACAATGTCAAATACA gtTGGGTGTTGAAAACAAAGACTTCCTTTAGTCGCAATTCTGTAGTCTTCCTGCTGGGAAAATGTTATCACTTCAAGGCAGATG ATGAAGACAGTCCCACGGAAAGCTGCAGCACAGACGAATTTGATGATGCCACTGTCATCGGCAATGTGGAAGGATTTCGGAGGGATTTCGCTTCCCGGATCTGGCTCACCTATCGGGATGACTTCGCTGTGCTTCCAGGATCGAGCATCAGCACAGACTGTGGTTGGGGCTGCACTCTCCGAGCCGGGCAGATGATGGTAGCCCAGGCACTTTTACTACATTTCTTGGGTCGAG attggACCTGGCCTGACGCCCTGACCTTGGAGCCACTGGACACTGAGACATGGACCAGCAGCGCAGCACGAAAACTGGTCGCGTCATTAGAAGCTTCATTTCAGGGAGACAGGCAGAGTGTCCCGGAGTGCGTATACCAGCCCCAGTGTGGGGCAGAAGAAGCTGACTTCCACCTGAAAGAGGTGTACCACCGCACTATTGTGTCCTGGTTTGGAGACACTCTCTCTGCCCAGCTCGGGGTCCACAGGCTGGTTCATTTTGGTATGACCTCAGGGAAAAGAGCAGGAGATTGGTATGGCCCTGGAGTAGTGGCACATATACTCAG gAAAGCTGTGGAAGAGGCTACAGATCCAGAACTGCAAGGTCTGACTGTTTATGTGGCACAGGACTGCACAG TGTACAGCGCTGATGTTATTGAGAGTCACTCAGTGAAGGTGGATCCACACACAGCCCCTGAGGGAGAACTCGCTGACAGCAGAGCCGTCATCATTCTCATCCCTGTCAGACTGGGGGGAGAGAGGATCAACCCCGAATACTTCAGCTTTGTCAAG GCCATCCTGAGCTTGGAATACTGCATCGGTATCATTGGAGGGAAACCCAAACAGGCCTACTACTTCGTAGGATTTCAAG ATGACAGCATGATTTACATGGACCCTCATTACTGTCAGTCTTTTGTGGATGTCAGCACAAGCAATTTTCCTCTGCAG TCATATCATTGTCCATCACCAAAGAAGATGCCTTTTGTTAAAATGGACCCAAGCTGCACTATTGGGTTCTACTCCAAAAGTGTTCAGGATTATGAAAGAATTAGCAGTGAGCTGTCAAAG GTGCTGCAGCCGTCATCGAAAGAGAAGTACCCGGCATTTACCTTTATGAAAGGACACGGGAGAGATTATGAACTGTCTGTTCCTGTGGAGAAGAGAGAGTGGCCCTTCATCAAGGACACGCGCAATCCCGGGGCCACCGCAGGGGACTTcgtgctgctgtaa